A single window of Synechococcus sp. CBW1004 DNA harbors:
- the rlmD gene encoding 23S rRNA (uracil(1939)-C(5))-methyltransferase RlmD: MDQEQAAAVEVQVTDLDRQGRGIARHGTQVLFVDGCLPGDRAEVRLLPRRRGQISAQLLRLLQPSPERRRPPCILADHCGGCSLQPFSPRGQQQWKQELVHQTLLRIGGLDVPLEPLLTAPAELGYRNRAIIPLERSADGRLRAGFYRRGSHQIVNMNRCPVLDPRLDVLIAPLKADLEATDWPVDRHGSEGGGLRHLALRVGHHTGELLITLIASHGDLDGLEDQAQAWMARWSDLVGVTLNLQPRPTNLLFGPQTHTLAGRDWLHERFADLVLQINGDTFFQVHTSQAERLVPLLEAALASPRGLLVDAYCGIGTYSLPLARLGWQVLGLEQHPGAVALAERNALLNGLSERCRFQTADVVQALEPVLPHTQALLLDPPRKGLDPRVLAAIAACPPPQLLYLSCDPATLARDLRQLCTGGYRLSSVQPVDFFPNTTHVETLARLERAT, encoded by the coding sequence ATGGACCAGGAGCAGGCGGCGGCGGTGGAGGTGCAGGTCACCGATCTCGACCGTCAGGGACGGGGCATCGCCCGCCACGGCACTCAGGTGTTGTTCGTGGACGGCTGTCTTCCCGGCGATCGCGCCGAGGTGCGCCTGTTGCCGCGCCGACGCGGTCAGATCAGCGCCCAGCTGCTGCGGTTGCTGCAGCCCTCCCCGGAGCGCCGCCGGCCTCCCTGCATCCTGGCGGACCACTGCGGTGGCTGCAGCCTGCAGCCGTTCAGTCCCCGGGGGCAGCAGCAGTGGAAGCAGGAGCTGGTGCACCAGACGCTGCTGCGCATCGGCGGACTGGATGTGCCGCTGGAGCCGCTGCTCACCGCCCCCGCGGAGCTCGGCTACCGCAACCGGGCGATCATTCCGCTGGAGCGCTCCGCGGATGGGCGCCTGCGCGCGGGCTTCTACCGCCGCGGCTCCCATCAGATCGTCAACATGAACCGCTGTCCGGTGCTCGACCCGCGTCTCGACGTGCTGATCGCGCCGCTCAAGGCGGACCTCGAGGCCACCGACTGGCCGGTGGACCGGCACGGCAGTGAAGGGGGCGGACTGCGCCATCTGGCCCTGCGGGTCGGTCATCACACCGGCGAGCTGCTGATCACTCTGATCGCCAGCCACGGCGACCTCGATGGCCTGGAGGACCAGGCCCAGGCCTGGATGGCCCGCTGGTCCGACCTGGTGGGAGTGACTCTCAACCTGCAGCCCAGGCCCACCAACCTTCTCTTTGGTCCCCAGACCCACACCCTGGCCGGCCGTGACTGGCTGCACGAGCGGTTTGCGGACCTGGTTCTGCAGATCAACGGCGACACCTTCTTTCAGGTGCACACCAGCCAGGCGGAGCGACTGGTGCCGTTGCTGGAGGCCGCCCTGGCCTCGCCGCGCGGTCTGCTGGTGGATGCCTACTGCGGCATCGGCACCTATTCCCTGCCGTTGGCGCGGCTGGGCTGGCAGGTGCTCGGCCTCGAGCAGCATCCCGGCGCCGTGGCGCTGGCCGAACGCAACGCCCTGCTCAACGGCCTCTCGGAACGCTGCCGCTTTCAGACGGCCGATGTGGTTCAGGCCCTCGAGCCCGTGCTGCCGCATACCCAGGCCCTGCTGCTCGATCCTCCCCGCAAGGGACTCGATCCCCGCGTGCTGGCCGCGATCGCCGCCTGCCCGCCACCGCAGCTGCTGTATCTCAGCTGCGATCCCGCCACCCTGGCCCGCGATCTGCGACAGCTCTGCACAGGTGGCTATCGCCTGAGCTCGGTGCAGCCCGTGGACTTCTTCCCCAACACCACCCACGTCGAGACGCTGGCTCGGCTGGAACGGGCCACCTGA
- the pheT gene encoding phenylalanine--tRNA ligase subunit beta, translating to MRVSLQWLQELVQVEPDQLEPSQLAERLSIAGFEVEEIEDLSALARGVVVGYVEQRDPHPDADKLSVCQVRVADGETLQIVCGAANVRAGIHVPVALVGSTLPAVGLTIKSAELRGVASSGMICSLKELGLADSSDGIAILDELLPALPSIGEPVGPALGLEDQVLELAITANRPDGLSMRGIAREVAALCGGHTRFNPVPEAAPLQPLAAAATDLARMEEGGLFSLTALEGVQVGPSPAWLQQRLQRAGVRPINNVVDITNLVMLETGQPLHAFDRDALARGAGGTADPGRVGLRSGRPGERLLTLDGEERLLGEDALVVTHADRPIALAGVMGGMEEAVSETTTAIWLEAAVFPSQAVRRSARSVGLRSEASSRFEKGLPSQVTLAASDRAVALLKELAGASVVGRWCHRRPEGPAEALELRRDALHNLLGPVQSDGEEQDLPDARIEATLEALGCTLKGSEEGWLVQVPPERAVDLRREVDLIEEVARLVGYDRFSAHLPDPLEPGGLTPEQQAERRLRRALTAAGLQECCSLTLVEAGEGRVPLANPLLADYGHLRDTLHGELLQAARRNLQASQVGFWGFEIGQVFHPTNDLPREESLLVGVIAGERRSELWSSSGKPRCPDYYEARGVLQAGLAPLQLPLEDRPGDGSLGEPGLLHPGRCAQLVVEGRPAGWFGQLHPSRAEALDLPDATYLFSLSLQPVLSAATRRNRWQPAFRPFATVPASERDLALVVPEDTTASALLQAIRKAGKPLLEQVELVDRYSGSQVESGSCSQAFRLRYRDERRTLTDEEVQKVHDKVRASLEKQFGARLRS from the coding sequence ATGCGGGTCTCGCTCCAGTGGCTGCAGGAGCTGGTGCAGGTGGAGCCAGATCAGCTCGAGCCCTCCCAGCTGGCGGAGAGGCTCTCGATCGCGGGCTTCGAAGTCGAGGAGATCGAGGATCTCTCCGCCCTGGCCCGGGGCGTCGTCGTCGGCTACGTCGAGCAGCGTGACCCCCACCCGGACGCCGACAAGCTGAGCGTCTGCCAGGTGCGGGTGGCGGATGGAGAGACGCTGCAGATCGTCTGCGGCGCGGCCAATGTCCGGGCCGGCATCCATGTGCCCGTGGCACTGGTGGGCAGCACCCTCCCCGCAGTGGGTCTGACGATCAAGTCGGCCGAGCTGCGAGGTGTCGCCAGCAGCGGAATGATCTGCTCGCTCAAGGAACTCGGCCTGGCCGACAGCAGCGACGGAATCGCCATCCTCGACGAGCTTCTGCCGGCGCTTCCATCGATCGGTGAGCCGGTGGGTCCGGCCCTCGGCCTGGAGGATCAGGTGCTGGAGCTGGCGATCACCGCCAACCGTCCAGATGGCTTGTCGATGCGCGGCATCGCCCGGGAGGTGGCGGCCCTCTGCGGTGGCCACACCCGCTTCAACCCGGTTCCGGAGGCGGCGCCGCTCCAGCCGCTGGCTGCCGCCGCCACGGACCTGGCCCGCATGGAAGAGGGAGGACTGTTCAGCCTCACGGCCCTGGAGGGGGTGCAGGTGGGGCCTTCTCCGGCCTGGCTGCAGCAGCGCCTGCAACGGGCCGGAGTGCGTCCGATCAACAACGTGGTGGACATCACCAACCTGGTGATGCTTGAGACCGGCCAACCCCTGCATGCCTTCGACCGGGACGCCCTGGCCCGTGGTGCCGGCGGCACGGCCGATCCAGGCCGGGTGGGCCTGCGGAGCGGACGGCCCGGCGAACGGCTCCTCACCCTCGATGGCGAGGAGCGTTTGCTGGGAGAGGACGCCCTGGTGGTCACCCATGCCGATCGCCCGATCGCCCTGGCCGGTGTGATGGGTGGGATGGAGGAGGCCGTTAGCGAGACGACAACAGCGATCTGGCTGGAGGCAGCCGTCTTCCCCTCGCAGGCGGTGCGCCGCTCCGCCCGCAGCGTCGGCCTGCGCAGCGAGGCCAGCAGCCGCTTCGAGAAGGGTCTGCCCAGCCAGGTCACCCTGGCGGCCTCCGACCGGGCCGTGGCGCTCCTGAAGGAGCTGGCCGGCGCGTCGGTGGTGGGCCGCTGGTGCCACCGACGGCCTGAGGGCCCGGCGGAGGCCCTGGAACTGCGGCGCGATGCCCTGCACAACCTGCTGGGTCCGGTGCAGAGCGACGGCGAGGAGCAGGATCTGCCCGATGCGCGGATTGAAGCGACTCTGGAGGCCCTCGGCTGCACCCTGAAAGGCTCGGAGGAGGGCTGGCTGGTGCAGGTGCCGCCCGAGCGGGCCGTCGACCTGCGCCGCGAGGTGGATCTGATCGAGGAGGTGGCGCGGCTGGTGGGCTACGACCGCTTCTCGGCCCATCTGCCCGATCCGCTCGAGCCGGGTGGTCTGACCCCCGAACAACAGGCCGAGCGGCGGCTGCGCCGGGCCCTGACGGCGGCGGGCCTGCAGGAATGCTGCTCCCTGACGCTGGTGGAGGCCGGCGAGGGGCGGGTCCCTCTTGCCAACCCACTGCTCGCCGACTACGGCCACCTGCGCGACACCCTCCATGGAGAGCTGCTGCAGGCGGCCCGTCGCAATCTGCAGGCCTCCCAGGTCGGGTTCTGGGGCTTCGAGATCGGCCAGGTGTTCCATCCCACGAACGATCTGCCCCGCGAGGAGAGCCTGCTGGTGGGGGTGATCGCCGGCGAACGGCGCTCCGAGCTCTGGAGCAGCAGCGGCAAGCCCCGCTGCCCCGACTATTACGAGGCCCGTGGTGTGCTGCAGGCCGGCCTGGCGCCGCTGCAGCTTCCACTGGAAGACCGTCCGGGGGATGGCAGCCTCGGGGAGCCTGGCCTGCTGCACCCGGGGCGCTGCGCCCAGCTGGTGGTGGAGGGCCGGCCGGCCGGCTGGTTCGGCCAGCTGCATCCCTCGCGGGCCGAGGCACTGGATCTTCCCGATGCCACCTATCTGTTCAGCCTGTCGCTGCAGCCTGTGCTGAGCGCCGCCACGCGCCGCAACCGCTGGCAGCCGGCCTTCCGGCCGTTCGCCACGGTGCCCGCTTCGGAGCGCGACCTGGCCCTGGTGGTGCCCGAAGACACCACGGCATCGGCACTCCTTCAGGCGATCCGGAAAGCAGGCAAACCGCTGCTGGAGCAGGTGGAGCTCGTCGACCGCTACAGCGGCAGCCAGGTGGAATCGGGAAGCTGCAGCCAGGCCTTCCGCCTCCGCTACCGCGATGAGCGCCGCACCCTCACCGATGAGGAGGTGCAGAAGGTTCACGACAAGGTGCGCGCCAGCCTGGAGAAACAGTTCGGCGCCAGGCTGCGCAGCTGA